Genomic segment of Synchiropus splendidus isolate RoL2022-P1 chromosome 4, RoL_Sspl_1.0, whole genome shotgun sequence:
atcaGAACATCTGAGATAAACAAAAGGAACCATTGACAAGGAACTGTGAGATGAGATTGTTACAGCAGTTGCCTGTTGACTTATACACACCATTAGACGCATTTTTTGCAGAGTCGACACAGTTCATGCATCAGCCACATTGTCTTTAAGCTGTACGCGCAGACGCCCATCAAAGTACTGACGAAtagtttgtgtatttgtttgtcgTGACCGTTCAAACGGACTCTGGTCTTTCAGGGTGTTTGGGTCGGTGCTGCTCAGCGAAGACAAGTCAGAGACCCCGGCGGCGCCGTGCTGGCTGCTGGAGGACTTTGTGGTGACGACCGAGTGCTCGCAGTGCACGGCCTTCCAGTCGGTGAGAGCAGCCGCACGGCTCCAGTTTGTCTGGACCGAACTCAACTGGACTTTGTTTCAACAGAAGACCTGGACGTCGTGTGCCGCCACCGGCTACGTGGAGCGGGTCAACTGTACCAGGTCCAACCGTGACGAGTACAAGAGGTGAGGCGGGAATCGCAGAGTTTTGGTCCATAACCTTAAGCTTGACCTTCCTGTGCAGCTGCCGCTCATTTCTGCTGGATGATCGTCTTTTCTGGAGGTTCGAGTCTGTTCTCTTGGTTCTCACCGTTCTCTTTGCCTTCCTGGTGGTCAGACGTCAGCGCCGTTTGGACCGACTGGCATCGGAGAAAGTGAGGCGGCAGATCGAATCCATCTGACACCGCCCCCTTTTGTCAATCCTCTTAATAAATGTACATAATAAAGAGACAGCCGTCGACCGTGGTGAACAATATTTTATTGGTTCTACTCGTCTCCGCCGGTCTGCTGACCTTTGTCCTTCTTGTGACCGGAGATGATGTCATCGATGCGCAGCAGCAAGATGGCcgtctgaaaacaaaagagGGTGACGTTAGAATGTTTGTGAAAGTGGGCGGGGCTG
This window contains:
- the jtb gene encoding protein JTB isoform X1 codes for the protein MEGGWRVPVTCCRPRVLLLHALFWTLVTLRVFGSVLLSEDKSETPAAPCWLLEDFVVTTECSQCTAFQSKTWTSCAATGYVERVNCTRSNRDEYKSCRSFLLDDRLFWRFESVLLVLTVLFAFLVVRRQRRLDRLASEKVRRQIESI
- the jtb gene encoding protein JTB isoform X2 produces the protein MEGGWRVPVTCCRPRVLLLHALFWTLVTLRVFGSVLLSEDKSETPAAPCWLLEDFVVTTECSQCTAFQSTWTSCAATGYVERVNCTRSNRDEYKSCRSFLLDDRLFWRFESVLLVLTVLFAFLVVRRQRRLDRLASEKVRRQIESI